From the Pomacea canaliculata isolate SZHN2017 linkage group LG4, ASM307304v1, whole genome shotgun sequence genome, one window contains:
- the LOC112561560 gene encoding LOW QUALITY PROTEIN: E3 ubiquitin-protein ligase UBR5-like (The sequence of the model RefSeq protein was modified relative to this genomic sequence to represent the inferred CDS: inserted 1 base in 1 codon): MTSLHFIVQPLPATDDQLNDRLREVSEKLNRHGFHASQALSSLRNVTISQCVMSASHIALLLEDGQVCRVSYHVAIDRLDLNKSADTKTRPSKLDNVGEPAPRPRGGTLVVESPMVLVSEAQGNSSNPASSASRWTTSASMSGAPTGTRNNNQQGYNRMQRTVHVSRARRSGVIVGGRPLVPAAIVPEDLVNQCQVVLQGKSRNLIIRELQRTNLDVNMAVNNLLSRDDEGEGEDEDSQDYSMPDDLISLLDSGMHDHPSVIIDADAMFNEDMFGYSTLRSRGSVTRSRLVDRERELERDREIFRIRDRRRLESFREDMKSLDRDKNDSMSTDGTKKSNLPSQNPVILGEELEFWTEKDGDNPRFTHIGAMHSDLIAIGTNGQLYCWRWTDSEPYRSLENPLCRHPKAANLGLLNERLVGLAACSVRASVLTESGKIATLLDETLNFASSKLEHPATMFTEFQTDHVAAIHACPLYTCAQLDSGALYWWGVMPFAQRKKLLEKTRSRKKKSKETSSSPASDIVAGSTVCLRSTPLYHAGAMAFSLINGIPKVGHLVDSAWLLSDSCRFRLRPLASESRSDVKAEVKCSETKTDMPPPSPASSVCSDHSSASLPASLKRKKATTPIKEEDKKEEEERWPLRNVVFIEDMRTVQLGKVLKVDGAYAAVRFQSRDGDGVNAKDDAAASLLQDCRLLRKDELQVMKGMSAPRNPDCFQKVPKKVNMMESGQILAVTIDCDNIHAVAQNGSRLNYIVHNLSTGKLEQNCLFPTDAQSFQGTRRSPIRLYGSSEDSPMALCDGNGAIYPLAKDCNENIRDPLWLDLPPLSCMDMRVCHLPAVPLNQKNKAAVVALAIQHQRLMPYILRCQLDKVKSVLASIEEDIKSNPSCKLLQEVLREHCDGNRNIIHMCVSVCIPTSNKDYDPEQSITASFGGMPDVVSTAVDALTSIQRTEEASSRSSMTVRELIRRASSTARGVTGLDVRDLDREEAGISIPPIHWPTEPPPSYDSVHSDSSTSSLGGGLGAAAIAGSSTAGTNCEFTTVGAAPVKLEDKERRTVGLQILRLLLEAPIMQSHLLSLLTARNAEGCTPFMXGVCGRAYPAGLAIMTAALKVAGRGERGEVDRGALMTMIYPSGSSLDNSPLHMLCANDTCSFTWTGAEHINQDIFECKTCGLTGTLCCCTECARVCHKGHECKLKKTAPTAYCDCWEKCKCKALVAGQQSTRFTLLHKLLTETDLVNIPNSRGENILLFLVQTVGRQMSEQRNYRPPRVRVTTTRKTQIADDLEMPEHDLEPPKFGRRALERILNDWTAVKAMINSGQKQTNIGGGGEVVYEEQMYLESQSGTARLDKFTHCLWSRAVWRGASVHDSTQMLDALLTTIIREMQNDSIPNRREEAQSVARRFVRSVARVYVVLNIEMIPSTGKKRCASFPPCQPIIKCRRAFQALVSVAIPELCQTAISLITPVRLGVARPTAPFSLVSANMEAVQGSEEVFATDPLPPRPASVDSTRDNIALLPRTSPHPHPQVPPANDEDEGEGETEGVGAEVEAGDGMHADEDHSDHEDRQSEHSDHDDNPEHDREAPPPDNEDGPGESDMDLDLMAESESDSESSHSNQDNVSIQRSAVTAATAGSDAGLGSLAHFSEDEESGESSNQEEDYESEAGESEEHEDELVYMDEQLERRSTPVTVAIAAGAHGQRTLQAPQTMQWAIRQREPTTATPTTRPPTTTNNNTATSRRSESTSGNNLIYIDPGTLRRGTSISTAITSTNQDAAITMATTASQLARAFGIVVRLLTDLLNMLQNYHTLAPNLPCVLNITEQQEQELQSYADEQLRPTWDWLVAIMDSTEAQLRFGSALSNSSDPSCPHHPLHSAHLRTSRERPTPRDEPRPLQVIDTRRRHRFGTILASTPASADGNSARRDFLSYALSLMRSHNDEHADSLPVIDISALKHSAYVFDALIYYMRTVPESDVDTLKDGISVISWQDGEENENDEQDDDMVTTSITMDTESLEGESECALSGGGGAKVGRKHPFFQRSDSTIFLGCPPPDAFHTPLVEALPLADQPHLLQPNSRREDLFGMARPTVFSRSVSAVEARDGAESSRAGSPFQKLPLNLSLTTRVEDNRTELVRGFHSALYQGLQNRIRTHAEPLAQRLELPLGPQSAAINLSLSATGSPSRSRDANHLLSQALSGSPGPLPNLDPLPETVATGPVEEDTSSSGVIVEMSSSLAVPQGGTGREMLRPIIPVSMEVSGGQRMSLDAGRSDISQPSVIMHTASSLPTQTTATPDGSGFIPSVSSSQEGHAVLSSSSSSLPACEMSQATLAGASLSPARPLPVASFSSSLDSGSQFQNLIAVATASATLASMPLYLLGDCSGTGDGTIHSQDLPLDLVGANENVSNTVDIETSDQSLVPPHSASLTNLSAASAPTATVTATRFQTPIGHIVSHDILLGRWRLALDLFGRVFCDDVGAEPGSIISELGGFPVKEGRFRREMEKLRTNQQRDLTLDVERERSALITHTFRQLNNHYNRRTNNSSTPLAAHRVKVIFKDEPGEGSGVARSFYTAVANALLSEEKLPSLEGVLVGGKSMNYNLIQRMRNRERERDRHRSIVRRSGDRESRRTLSYDAPPFYMPTTESYGRGGGGTGGGGSGGGSSGIGTGTSSTESTQESGDTSLTVYRRQLGERLFPKVQALQPSLAPKITGMLLELSPAQLLLLLASEETLRQRVDEALDIILSHGRESAESLLDLDIFNLSADKNKKSGSLAGTAGTAARSGEEEDDEGEDNAPLFWQPGKRGYYSPRAGRNTPERLNAFRNVGRIIGLCLLQNEICPLFLNRHVLKYLLGRRIGWHDLAFFDPVMYESLRTLVEDSETKDASLIFAALDLNFSVELCAEEGGETVELQPDGAEIEVNASNVHLYVQKYAQMRMIHCQEKALKHMRMGVFDVIPSSSLEGLTAEDLRLLLNGVGDINVQTLISYTSFNDESGESSERVQRFKRWFWSVVEKMNNVERQDLVYFWTSSPALPASEEGFQPMPSITIRPADDEHLPTANTCISRLYIPLYSNKATLRAKLALAIKTKSFGFV, encoded by the exons ACTGCGTGAAGTGTCAGAAAAGCTGAACCGACATGGCTTTCATGCCTCACAGGCACTTTCCTCACTTCGTAATGTTACCATCAGTCAGTGTGTGATGAGTGCAAGCCACATCGCTTTGCTGCTTGAA gaTGGGCAAGTTTGCAGAGTTTCCTACCATGTTGCTATTGATCGTTTAGACCTGAACAAATCTGCTGATACAAAAAC CCGACCCTCTAAACTAGACAATGTTGGAGAACCAGCCCCTCGACCTCGTGGAGGTACATTGGTTGTGGAGAGTCCTATGGTACTTGTGTCTGAAGCCCAAGGAAACTCATCTAATCCAGCATCAAG TGCCAGTAGGTGGACAACTTCTGCATCTATGTCTGGTGCACCGACAGGCACTCGAAATAACAATCAGCAGGGTTACAATCGCATGCAGCGCACTGTGCATGTCAGCCGTGCTCGTAGGTCAGGGGTCATTGTCGGTGGCCGACCCCTTGTCCCTGCTGCTATTGTGCCTGAGGATCTTGTGAACCAG TGTCAGGTGGTTCTCCAAGGCAAATCAAGAAATCTGATAATTCGGGAACTGCAAAGAACA AATCTTGATGTCAACATGGCTGTAAACAATCTCTTGAGCCGAGATGATGAAGGAGAAGGCGAAGATGAAGATAGTCAAGATTACAGCATGCCAGATGATCTCATTTCTCTTTTGGACTCTGGCATGCACGACCATCCATCTGTCATCATTGATGCTGATGCTATGTTCAATGAAGACATGTTCGGTTATTCAACCTTGCGCAGTCGTGGCTCTGTTACACGTTCTCGtctag TTGACAGAGAGCGGGAGCTAGAAAGGGACAGAGAAATCTTTCGTATTAGAGATCGTCGTCGACTGGAATCATTCCGTGAAGATATGAAGTCTCTGGACCGAGATAAAAATGATAGCATGTCAACAGATGGAACCAAAAAATCTAACTTGCCCTCTCAAAATCCTGTCATTTTAGGAGAGGAACTTGAGTTTTGGACAGAAAAG GATGGAGACAATCCCCGGTTTACTCACATTGGTGCCATGCATTCAGACTTGATTGCAATAGGAACAAATGGTCAGTTGTACTGTTGGCGGTGGACAGACAGTGAGCCCTACAGGAGTCTTGAA AACCCATTGTGCCGTCATCCAAAAGCAGCCAATCTAGGACTTCTTAATGAAAGGCTGGTAGGTCTAGCAGCCTGCAGTGTACGAGCATCTGTTCTGACTGAGTCTGGCAAG ATTGCAACACTCCTGGATGAAACTTTAAATTTTGCATCCAGCAAGCTTGAGCATCCAGCTACAATGTTTACCGAGTTTCAGACAGATCATGTTGCTGCCATTCATGCCTGTCCTCTTTATACATGTGCACAGTTGGATAGTGGCGCCCTGTACTGGTG GGGTGTCATGCCTTTTGCCCAGCGTAAGAAGCTGCTAGAGAAAACAAGGTCcaggaaaaaaaagtccaagGAGACCTCCTCCTCACCTGCATCTGACATTGTAGCAGGGTCCACT GTGTGTCTGCGGAGCACTCCATTGTACCATGCAGGCGCCATGGCTTTTTCCTTGATAAACGGCATTCCTAAAGTTGGCCATCTTGTTGATTCAGCCTGGCTTCTAAGTGACAGCTGTCGGTTCAGGCTGAGACCATTAGCAAG TGAGAGTCGTAGCGATGTGAAGGCTGAGGTCAAATGCAGCGAGACAAAGACAGATATGCCTCCCCCCTCACCTGCCTCCTCTGTCTGCAGTGACCACAGCAGTGCATCATTGCCGGCCTCCCTCA aaagaaagaaagccacAACACCAATCaaggaagaagacaagaaagaagaagaagagagatggCCACTTAggaatgttgtttttattgaagacaTGCGGACTGTGCAGTTGGGCAAGGTTCTCAAG GTTGATGGTGCATATGCAGCAGTCCGCTTCCAGAGTCGGGACGGGGATGGTGTTAATGCTAAAGATGATGCTGCAGCATCATTGCTCCAAGACTGTCGGCTACTGAGGAAGGATGAGCTTCAG GTTATGAAAGGCATGAGTGCTCCTCGTAATCCAGACTGCTTCCAGAAGGTTCCCAAGAAAGTCAACATGATGGAGAGTGGACAGATATTGGCCGTCACCATCGATTGTGATA ATATACATGCTGTAGCTCAAAATGGATCCAGGTTGAACTACATTGTGCATAATCTTAGTACTGGCAAGTTAGAACAGAATTGTCTGTTTCCTACAGACGCCCAGTCTTTTCAGGGCACTAGACGCTCGCCCATACGACTGTATGGTTCTTCTGAG GACTCTCCCATGGCACTGTGTGATGGAAATGGTGCCATATACCCATTGGCCAAAGACTGCAATGAGAATATCCGTGATCCACTGTGGCTGGACCTGCCCCCTCTGTCCTGCATGGACATGCGTGTCTGTCACTTGCCGGCTGTTCCACTCAACCAGAAAAATAAGGCAGCTGTTGTTGCCTTAGCTATACAG CATCAGAGACTAATGCCATACATTCTGAGATGTCAGTTGGACAAGGTGAAAAGTGTCTTGGCCTCCATTGAAGAAGACATAA AATCCAACCCATCCTGTAAGCTTCTGCAGGAAGTATTAAGGGAACACTGTGATGGTAACCGCAACATCAtccatatgtgtgtgagtgtatgcaTTCCTACCTCCAACAAGGACTATGATCCAG AGCAGAGCATAACTGCTTCTTTTGGTGGCATGCCAGATGTTGTTAGCACTGCTGTTGATGCACTGACTTCCATTCAGCGAACAGAGGAGGCTTCTAGTCGAAG CAGCATGACTGTGCGTGAGCTGATCAGGAGAGCCTCTTCCACAGCAAGAGGTGTAACAGGACTTGATGTGCGTGATCTTGACCGTGAAGAGGCAGGGATATCTATCCCTCCCATCCACTGGCCAACTGAGCCACCCCCATCGTATGACTCTGTTCACTCAG ACTCTAGCACCTCTAGTCTGGGTGGTGGGCTTGGAGCAGCAGCCATAGCAGGTTCCAGCACTGCAGGAACCAACTGCGAGTTCACAACAGTCGGGGCGGCACCTGTCAAGCTGGAGGATAAGGAACGTCGGACCGTTGGCCTTCAGATTTTACGCTTGCTTCTCGAGGCGCCCATCATGCAGTCTCATCTACTGTCCCTTTTGACAGCTAG AAATGCAGAGGGCTGCACACCCTTTA CAGGCGTGTGTGGTCGTGCATATCCAGCCGGTCTGGCCATCATGACGGCTGCATTAAAAGTGGCAGGACGAGGAGAGCGAGGGGAGGTGGACAGGGGAGCGCTGATGACGATGATTTATCCCTCTGGTTCAAGTCTTGACAACTCGCCTTTGCACATGCTGTGTGCCAATGATACCTGTAGCTTCACCTGGACAGGTGCAGAGCATATCAACCAG GACATCTTTGAGTGCAAGACTTGTGGGCTGACAGGAACACTTTGCTGCTGTACAGAGTGTGCACGTGTCTGTCACAAAGGACATGAATGCAA ACTAAAGAAGACAGCCCCCACAGCGTATTGTGACTGCTGGGAGAAGTGCAAGTGCAAGGCACTGGTGGCCGGTCAGCAGAGCACTCGCTTTACACTCCTGCATAAGCTGCTGACTGAGACAGACCTAGTCAATATACCCAACAGCAG AGGAGAGAATATCCTACTGTTTCTGGTGCAAACAGTGGGCAGACAAATGTCTGAGCAACGGAACTATCGGCCTCCTCGCGTCCGTGTCACCACCACACGCAAAACACAAATTGCAGATG ATCTGGAAATGCCTGAACATGACCTAGAACCCCCAAAGTTTGGTCGCCGTGCACTGGAACGAATTCTGAATGACTGGACTGCAGTAAAAGCCATGATTAACAGTGGACAGAAACAGACCAACATTGG AGGGGGCGGAGAGGTGGTATATGAAGAGCAGATGTACCTAGAAAGTCAAAGTGGCACAGCACGCCTGGACAAGTTCACACATTGTCTCTGGTCAAGAGCAGTGTGGAG AGGTGCA TCTGTACATGACTCCACCCAGATGCTGGATGCCCTGCTGACAACCATCATACGTGAAATGCAAAATGATAGTATCCCCAACCGTCGTGAGGAAGCCCAGAGCGTTGCCAGACGATTTGTGCGTTCAGTGGCCCGTGTCTATGTGGTACTGAACATTGAGATGATCCCTAGTACTGGCAAAAAACGGTG TGCCAGCTTTCCACCTTGTCAGCCCATCATTAAGTGTCGTCGGGCATTCCAGGCGCTCGTAAGTGTAGCAATACCAGAGCTGTGTCAGACTGCTATTTCACTTATAACCCCTGTTCGGCTTGGAGTAGCACGGCCCACAGCACCATTCTCCCTAGTCAGCGCCAATATGGAAGCAGTGCAG GGCAGTGAAGAAGTATTTGCCACAGACCCTTTGCCTCCACGTCCAGCTTCAGTTGACAGCACTCGGGACAACATTGCACTTCTGCCACGTACCTCACCTCATCCTCATCCACAAGTCCCCCCTGCTAATGATGAGGACGAGGgtgagggagagacagagggagtTGGAGCAGAG GTGGAGGCTGGAGATGGAATGCATGCAGATGAGGACCACTCTGACCATGAAGATCGACAGTCGGAACATTCAGACCATGATGACAACCCAGAGCATGACCGCGAGGCACCTCCACCTGACAATGAAGATG GCCCAGGGGAGAGTGACATGGACTTGGACCTCATGGCAGAGtcagagagcgacagtgaaaGCAGTCACAGCAACCAGGACAATGTCAGCATACAGCGCAGTGCAGTGACCGCTGCGACTGCTGGTTCTGATGCAG GTCTTGGGAGTCTGGCTCACTTCTCAGAGGATGAAGAGTCTGGCGAGTCATCCAATCAAGAGGAGGATTATGAAAGTGAGGCAGGCGAGAGTGAAGAGCACGAGGATGAGCTTGTCTACATGGACGAGCAGCTAGAGAGGCGTTCAACTCCAG TTACTGTTGCCATAGCAGCAGGCGCCCATGGGCAGCGCACCCTACAGGCTCCCCAGACCATGCAGTGGGCAATCCGTCAGCGTGAACCTACTACTGCCACACCTACAACTCGCCCTCCTACTACTACCAACAATAACACGGCTACTAGCCGTCGCAGTGAGAGCa CTTCTGGAAATAACCTGATCTACATTGACCCTGGGACACTCCGTCGTGGTACCAGCATCTCAACGGCCATCACCTCCACAAATCAGGATGCTGCAATCACCATGGCAACTACAGCCTCGCAGCTGGCACGTGCCTTTGGCATCGTGGTGCGCCTCCTGACGGATCTATTGAACATGCTACAGAACTACCACACCCTAGCACCCAATCTTCCCTGCGTGTTGAACATCACAGAGCAACAGGAACAAGAACTGCAG AGCTATGCTGATGAGCAGCTTCGTCCAACATGGGACTGGTTAGTGGCTATCATGGACTCCACCGAAGCACAGTTACGTTTTGGGTCTGCTCTCAGCAACTCCTCTGACCCTTCCTGCCCTCACCACCCTCTACACTCCGCCCATCTACGCACCTCCAGGGAGCGCCCCACTCCACGGGATGAGCCACGCCCATTGCAAGTGATTGACACACGTCGACGACATCGGTTTGGTACCATCT TGGCCTCAACACCTGCCTCAGCTGATGGTAACTCAGCCCGGCGAGATTTCCTCAGCTATGCCCTGTCACTGATGCGGTCACACAATGATGAGCACGCAGACAGCCTGCCTGTGATCGACATCTCTGCACTGAAGCACTCCGCCTACGTTTTTGATGCCCTCATCTACTACATGCGCACGGTGCCAGAGTCTGATGTGGATACTCTTAAGGACGGCATCTCCGTCATCTCCTGGCAAGATGGAGAAGAGAATGAGAACGATGAGCAGGACGATGATATGGTCACTACTTCCATCACCATGGATACAGAAAGTCTTGAGGGAGAGAGTGAATGTGCCTTGAGTGGCGGAGGCGGGGCCAAAGTTGGACGCAAGCATCCATTTTTCCAGCGCTCGGattcaacaatatttttagGATGCCCACCTCCAGATGCTTTTCATACGCCGCTGGTAGAAGCTTTGCCTTTAGCCGATCAGCCTCATCTGCTGCAACCTAATTCTCGGCGTGAGGACCTCTTTGGCATGGCTCGTCCTACAGTGTTTTCGAGGTCTGTTTCTGCTGTAGAGGCACGTGATGGTGCTGAAAGCAGCCGTGCCGGCAGCCCATTCCAGAAACTTCCACTGAACCTGTCACTCACAACACGAGTTGAAGACAATCGCACAGAACTAGTTCGTGGCTTTCATAGTGCTTTATATCAGGGACTACAAAATCGCATAAGAACCCACGCCGAGCCCTTAGCTCAGCGACTGGAGCTGCCTCTTGGACCTCAGAGCGCAGCCATTAATTTGTCTCTCTCTGCCACTGGCAGTCCCAGCCGCAGCAGGGATGCTAACCATCTTTTAAGTCAGGCTTTGAGTGGTTCCCCGGGGCCTCTTCCCAACCTTGACCCTTTACCTGAAACAGTGGCTACTGGCCCAGTTGAAGAGGACACTTCATCATCAGGTGTCATTGTGGAGATGTCATCATCTCTTGCTGTCCCCCAGGGTGGGACAGGGAGAGAGATGTTGAGGCCTATTATTCCTGTCAGCATGGAAGTGAGCGGTGGACAGCGCATGTCCTTAGATGCTGGCCGCTCAGACATTTCACAGCCTAGTGTAATCATGCACACAGCTTCTTCACTGCCAACACAGACCACTGCCA ctCCAGATGGGTCGGGTTTCATACCATCTGTGTCATCATCTCAGGAAGGTCATGCAGttctgtcatcatcttcatcgtctCTACCAGCTTGTGAAATGAGCCAGGCTACCCTTGCAGGAGCATCCTTATCTCCTGCCCGACCCCTCCCGGTTGCTTCCTTCAGCTCTTCACTGGACAGTGGCAGTCAGTTCCAGAATCTGATTGCAGTGGCAACAGCCTCAGCAACCCTGGCTTCCATGCCTCTATATCTTCTAG GTGATTG CTCTGGTACTGGTGATGGAACAATTCACAGCCAAGACCTTCCACTTGACCTGGTTGGAGCCAACGAGAATGTCTCCAACACAGTAGATATTGAGACAAGCGACCAGTCACTCGTTCCCCCACACTCTGCCTCTTTGACAAACCTGTCTGCAGCTTCTGCACCCACTGCCACAGTTACTGCTACTAG attccaGACACCCATTGGCCACATAGTTTCCCATGATATTCTGCTTGGACGCTGGCGCTTGGCACTTGACCTCTTTGGGCGTGTCTTCTGTGATGACGTTGGTGCTGAGCCAGGTTCCATCATAAGTGAGCTGGGTGGCTTCCCCGTAAAGGAAGGACGCTTCCGCCGAGAGATGGAAAAACTCAGGACTAATCAGCAGAGGGACCTAACACTTGAT GTGGAACGTGAAAGGTCAGCGTTAATCACACACACCTTCAGGCAGCTCAACAACCATTACAACCGACGCACCAACAACTCCAGCACTCCTCTGGCTGCACACcgtgtgaaagtgatttttaagGATGAGCCAGGAGAAGGCAGTGGGGTGGCTCGCAGCTTTTACACGGCTGTTGCAAAT GCGTTGCTGTCAGAAGAAAAATTGCCATCGCTTGAGGGGGTGCTAGTGGGTGGCAAGTCCATGAATTACA ATTTGATTCAGCGAATGAGAAACCGTGAACGGGAACGAGATCGCCATCGCTCCATAGTGCGCCGAAGTGGAGATCGCGAATCCCGCCGAACATTGTCCTATGATGCTCCTCCATTCTACATGCCAACAACAGAGTCTTATGGCAGAGGTGGTGGTGGAACTGGAGGTGGAGGCAGTGGAGGAGGCAGCAGTGGCATTGGTACTGGCACATCGTCAACAGAATCAACCCAAGAATCTGGGGACACCAGCCTTACAGTGTACAGGCGACAGCTTGGAGAAAGACTGTTTCCTAAAGTCCAGGCCCTTCAGCCA TCACTTGCTCCCAAGATTACTGGCATGTTGCTGGAGTTATCCCCAGCTCAGCTTCTTCTGTTACTCGCCTCTGAAGAAACACTTCGACAACGGGTGGACGAGGCATTGGATATTATCTTGTCACATGGAAG AGAGAGTGCAGAGTCACTGCTGGACTTGGACATCTTCAACCTGTCAgctgacaagaacaagaagtcTGGTAGTTTAGCAGGAACAGCAGGCACTGCTGCCCGCTCtggagaagaggaagatgacGAAGGTGAAGACAATGCCCCTTTATTCTGGCAGCCAGGGAAACGGGGCTACTACTCCCCACGAGCTGGACGCAACACACCTGAACGCCTGAACGCTTTTAGGAATGTTGGCAG GATCATTGGTCTTTGCCTACTACAGAATGAGATTTGCCCGCTCTTTCTCAACCGACATGTCCTCAAGTATTTGTTGGGTCGTCGCATTGGTTGGCATGACCTTGCCTTCTTTGACCCTGTAATGTATGAGTCACTGCGCACACTTGTTGAGGACTCGGAGACCAAAGATGCCTCCCTCATATTTGCTGCTTTGGACCTCAACTTCTCCGTTGAGCTTTGTGCTGAAGAG GGTGGAGAGACAGTAGAGCTCCAGCCAGATGGTGCTGAGATTGAGGTGAATGCATCCAATGTACATCTTTATGTACAGAAATATGCCCAAATGAGAATGATCCACTGCCAAGAGAAGGCACTTAAG CACATGAGGATGGGAGTATTTGATGTcataccatcatcatcacttgaAGGATTGACTGCTGAAGATCTTCGTCTCCTGCTGAATGGAGTGGGTGACATCAATGTCCAGACCTTAATCAGCTACACCTCATTCAATGATGAGAGTG GGGAGAGCAGTGAGAGGGTTCAGAGATTCAAGCGTTGGTTCTGGTCTGTAGTGGAGAAGATGAACAATGTTGAACGACAGGACCTG GTTTATTTCTGGACATCAAGTCCAGCTCTCCCTGCCAGTGAGGAAGGTTTCCAACCCATGCCCAGCATCACCATTCGCCCAGCAGATGACGAGCACCTCCCCACTGCTAATACGTGCATTTCCCGCCTGTACATCCCTCTCTACTCCAACAAAGCTACACTGCGTGCCAAACTGGCCCTAGCCATCAAAACCAAGTcgtttggttttgtttga